One bacterium DNA segment encodes these proteins:
- the uvrB gene encoding excinuclease ABC subunit UvrB, protein MDAPQSSGLRRRPNARPTEGRFQLVADFEPAGDQPAAIAALTEGIDAGARGQVLLGVTGSGKTFTMAHVVARVNRPTLVMAPNKTLAAQLYHEFKALFPHNAVRYFVSYYDYYQPEAYVPSSDTFIEKDSSINDEIDKMRHSATKALLERRDVLIVASVSCIYGLGSPEAYFDMLVFLERGERVDRDKLLRKLVDIQYERNDYDFHRGTFRVRGDVIEIFPAYEEARALRVELFGDEIDRIAEIDPLRGKTLRALDRVAVYPASHYVTKPDQLKRAVDGIRDELRDCLQRFRAENKLLEAQRLEQRTMYDLELLEEMGFCPGIENYSRHLTGRAPGEPPPTLINYFPDDFLMVIDESHVTVPQIGGMYRGDRSRKQTLVEFGFRLPSALDNRPLSFAEWEALATQVVYVSATPGEYERQQSGGVVVEQLIRPTGLTDPEVIVRPARQQVDDLLDEIRTRVGRNERVLVTTLTKKMAEDLTDYYDELGVKVRYLHSDIDTIERVEIIRDLRRGVFDVLVGINLLREGLDLPEVSLVAILDADKEGYLRSERSLIQTIGRAARNAGGTVILYADGITASMRAAIDETNRRRVIQQAYNAEHGITPQTIRKAIGAPLIEAAEADYVDVPLVADASAEYVSPAEIPGRVAALRKQMREAAAALEFEHAAELRDEIQRLQALELEIRAPAE, encoded by the coding sequence ATGGACGCGCCGCAGTCGAGCGGCCTGCGCCGGCGGCCGAACGCCCGTCCGACCGAGGGGCGGTTCCAACTCGTCGCCGACTTCGAGCCGGCGGGCGATCAGCCGGCGGCGATCGCGGCGTTGACCGAGGGGATCGACGCCGGCGCGCGGGGCCAGGTGCTGCTCGGCGTCACCGGCTCGGGAAAGACGTTCACCATGGCGCACGTGGTGGCGCGCGTGAACCGGCCGACCCTGGTGATGGCGCCGAACAAGACGCTCGCCGCGCAGCTCTACCACGAATTCAAGGCGCTCTTCCCGCACAACGCGGTGCGCTACTTCGTCAGCTATTACGACTACTACCAGCCGGAGGCGTACGTCCCGAGCTCCGACACCTTCATCGAGAAGGATTCGTCGATCAACGACGAGATCGACAAGATGCGCCACTCGGCGACCAAGGCGCTGCTCGAACGGCGCGACGTGCTGATCGTCGCCAGCGTCTCCTGCATCTACGGCCTCGGCTCGCCGGAAGCCTACTTCGACATGCTCGTCTTTCTCGAGCGCGGCGAGCGGGTTGACCGCGACAAGCTGCTGCGCAAGCTGGTGGACATCCAGTACGAGCGCAACGACTACGACTTCCATCGCGGCACCTTCCGCGTGCGCGGCGACGTCATCGAGATCTTCCCCGCCTACGAAGAGGCGCGCGCCCTGCGGGTCGAGCTCTTCGGCGACGAGATCGACCGCATCGCCGAGATCGATCCGCTGCGCGGCAAGACGCTGCGGGCGCTCGACCGGGTCGCCGTCTATCCCGCCAGCCACTACGTCACCAAGCCGGATCAGTTGAAGCGCGCCGTCGACGGCATCCGCGACGAGCTGCGGGACTGCCTGCAGCGATTCCGCGCCGAGAACAAGCTGCTCGAGGCGCAGCGGCTCGAGCAGCGGACGATGTACGACCTCGAGCTGCTCGAGGAGATGGGCTTCTGTCCCGGCATCGAGAACTACTCGCGTCACCTCACGGGCCGCGCGCCTGGCGAGCCGCCGCCGACGTTGATCAACTACTTCCCCGACGACTTCCTCATGGTCATCGACGAGAGCCACGTCACCGTGCCGCAGATCGGCGGCATGTACCGCGGCGACCGTTCCCGCAAGCAGACGTTGGTCGAGTTCGGCTTTCGACTGCCGTCGGCGCTCGACAACCGCCCGCTCAGCTTCGCCGAGTGGGAGGCGCTGGCCACCCAGGTCGTCTACGTCTCCGCGACGCCGGGTGAATACGAGCGGCAACAGAGCGGCGGGGTGGTGGTCGAGCAGCTCATCCGCCCGACCGGGCTCACCGACCCGGAGGTCATCGTCCGGCCGGCCCGGCAGCAGGTGGACGACCTGCTCGATGAGATCCGCACCCGCGTCGGCCGCAACGAGCGGGTGCTGGTCACGACGCTGACCAAGAAGATGGCCGAGGATCTCACCGACTACTACGACGAGCTCGGCGTCAAGGTGCGCTACCTGCACTCGGACATCGACACCATCGAGCGGGTGGAGATCATCCGCGATCTGCGGCGCGGCGTGTTCGACGTCCTGGTCGGCATCAACCTGCTACGCGAGGGGCTCGACCTGCCCGAGGTCTCGCTGGTCGCGATCCTCGACGCCGACAAGGAAGGCTACCTGCGCTCCGAGCGCTCGCTGATCCAGACCATCGGCCGTGCCGCCCGCAACGCCGGCGGCACGGTGATTCTCTACGCGGATGGCATCACCGCGTCGATGCGGGCCGCCATCGACGAGACCAACCGCCGGCGCGTCATCCAGCAGGCCTATAACGCCGAGCACGGGATCACGCCGCAGACCATTCGCAAGGCGATCGGCGCGCCGCTGATCGAGGCGGCGGAAGCCGACTACGTGGACGTGCCGCTGGTCGCCGATGCCAGCGCGGAGTACGTCTCGCCGGCCGAAATCCCCGGGCGCGTGGCGGCGCTGCGCAAGCAGATGCGCGAGGCGGCGGCCGCCCTGGAGTTCGAACACGCCGCCGAGCTGCGGGACGAGATCCAGCGCCTGCAGGCGCTCGAGCTCGAGATTCGCGCGCCGGCCGAGTGA
- a CDS encoding metallopeptidase family protein translates to MDRRRFHALVAAAIEEIPEPFRRHLVNVEVVVEDEPSDELLREMGLNPRRDTIYGLYEGVPIDERALDGGPLLPDRIAIYYRPLVRDFRTPGAIRREIRATIIHEVGHLFGLEDDEIEAEGY, encoded by the coding sequence ATGGACCGACGCCGGTTCCACGCCCTGGTCGCGGCGGCGATCGAGGAGATCCCCGAGCCCTTCCGCCGCCATCTGGTGAACGTCGAGGTGGTGGTCGAGGACGAGCCGAGCGACGAGCTGCTGCGCGAGATGGGACTGAACCCACGCCGCGACACCATCTACGGTTTGTACGAAGGGGTGCCGATCGACGAGCGGGCGCTCGACGGGGGGCCGCTGCTGCCGGACCGCATCGCCATCTACTACCGGCCGTTGGTGCGGGACTTCCGCACGCCGGGCGCCATCCGGCGGGAGATCCGCGCCACCATCATTCACGAGGTGGGGCACCTCTTCGGCCTCGAGGACGACGAGATTGAGGCGGAGGGCTACTGA
- a CDS encoding methyltransferase domain-containing protein, with amino-acid sequence MELGGVPLERIAVAVEGIEVPLWRAVQLERFVDAAALLTADAPAEPPYWMHLWPGALTLARRLARLAGVGPDTRVLELGCGLGLPTLIAARRGAAVVATDWQRAPLAIVARSAADNGDRVACVQMDWRAPALVGGFDLCLGADVAYDAQAAAPLALALATLVRREGAVWLADSVNTARGELAAALAAHGFDIAQREVGEREDGRRVWVRLIEARRR; translated from the coding sequence ATGGAGCTCGGCGGCGTGCCCCTGGAGCGCATCGCGGTGGCCGTCGAGGGGATCGAGGTCCCGCTCTGGCGGGCGGTGCAGCTCGAGCGCTTCGTCGACGCCGCCGCGCTGCTGACCGCTGACGCGCCGGCCGAGCCGCCCTACTGGATGCACCTCTGGCCCGGCGCCCTCACGCTGGCGCGACGCCTCGCCAGGCTGGCCGGGGTGGGGCCGGACACCCGCGTGCTCGAGCTCGGCTGTGGTCTCGGGTTGCCGACGCTGATCGCGGCGCGCCGCGGCGCGGCCGTCGTGGCGACGGACTGGCAACGCGCGCCCCTGGCGATCGTGGCCCGCAGCGCCGCCGACAACGGCGACCGCGTCGCCTGCGTGCAGATGGACTGGCGCGCTCCGGCGCTGGTCGGCGGGTTCGATCTGTGCCTCGGGGCCGACGTCGCCTACGACGCCCAGGCGGCGGCGCCGCTGGCGCTGGCGCTGGCGACGTTGGTGCGCCGGGAGGGCGCCGTCTGGCTCGCCGATTCCGTGAACACGGCGCGCGGCGAGCTGGCGGCGGCCCTGGCCGCGCATGGCTTCGACATCGCGCAGCGCGAGGTCGGCGAGCGCGAGGACGGGCGGCGGGTCTGGGTGCGGTTGATCGAGGCGCGACGACGGTGA
- the sucC gene encoding ADP-forming succinate--CoA ligase subunit beta: protein MNVHEFQAKALLKRYGVAVPPGREVTSYHDAAAAARELGGRCVIKAQIHAGGRGKAGGVKLCQTPDEAQAAARDLLGRVLVTHQTGPQGREVKRLLAEALSEIERELYLGMVVDRATGRPAMMASAEGGVEIEEVAARSPEKILRESVDPAVGLQPYQARKLAFGIGIPAASVNKAVAFMLALYKAFIESDASMAEINPLVLTRQGDLIALDAKMGFDDNALYRHPEIRELRDLNEEDEKEIEASKHDLSYVALDGNIGCMVNGAGLAMATMDIIKNFGGEPANFLDVGGGATAERVTEAFKIILADQNVKAVLVNIFGGIMKCDVIANGVVEAARQIKLTLPVVVRLEGTNVELGRKILAESGLNIESGSDMSDAARRVVRAAQTAA from the coding sequence GTGAACGTCCACGAGTTCCAGGCCAAGGCGCTGCTGAAGCGCTACGGAGTCGCCGTCCCACCGGGCCGCGAGGTGACCAGCTACCACGATGCCGCCGCTGCCGCGCGCGAGCTGGGCGGGCGGTGCGTCATCAAGGCGCAGATCCACGCCGGCGGGCGGGGCAAGGCGGGCGGCGTGAAGCTGTGCCAGACCCCGGACGAAGCCCAGGCGGCGGCGCGCGACCTGCTCGGCAGGGTCCTGGTGACGCACCAGACCGGCCCGCAGGGTCGCGAGGTGAAGCGGCTGCTCGCCGAGGCGTTGAGCGAGATCGAGCGCGAGCTCTACCTCGGCATGGTCGTCGACCGCGCCACCGGCCGGCCGGCGATGATGGCCTCGGCCGAGGGCGGAGTGGAGATCGAAGAGGTCGCCGCGCGTTCGCCGGAGAAGATCCTGCGCGAGAGCGTCGACCCGGCGGTGGGCCTGCAGCCCTACCAGGCCCGCAAGCTGGCGTTCGGCATCGGCATCCCGGCCGCGTCGGTCAACAAGGCCGTCGCCTTCATGCTCGCCCTGTACAAGGCCTTCATCGAGAGCGATGCCTCGATGGCCGAGATCAACCCGCTGGTGCTCACCAGGCAGGGCGACCTGATCGCCCTCGACGCCAAGATGGGGTTCGACGACAACGCGCTCTACCGCCATCCGGAGATCCGCGAGCTCCGCGATCTCAACGAAGAGGACGAGAAGGAGATCGAGGCGTCGAAGCACGATCTCAGCTACGTCGCCCTCGACGGCAACATCGGCTGCATGGTCAACGGCGCCGGCCTGGCGATGGCGACCATGGACATCATCAAGAACTTCGGCGGCGAACCCGCCAACTTCCTCGACGTCGGCGGCGGCGCCACCGCTGAGCGGGTCACCGAGGCGTTCAAGATCATCCTCGCCGACCAGAACGTGAAGGCGGTGCTGGTCAACATCTTCGGCGGCATCATGAAGTGCGACGTCATCGCCAACGGCGTCGTCGAGGCGGCCCGGCAGATCAAACTGACGCTACCGGTCGTCGTTCGCCTCGAGGGCACGAACGTCGAGCTGGGTCGCAAGATCCTCGCCGAGTCGGGCCTCAACATCGAGTCCGGCAGCGACATGTCCGACGCCGCCCGCCGCGTCGTCCGCGCCGCCCAGACCGCCGCCTGA
- a CDS encoding 3'-5' exonuclease produces MSVLVFDIETRVDKALLRATQFADLAIDDEGAYERMRDRLRHESDGRSDFFPVTYHVPISIALVTAGDDYAFGGLEVLGADALGEGGLVREFWRRLEAFDGTLVSFNGRGFDLPVLELQALRHGCALTRYCGERNGLRQRSGRHLDLYDWLSNFGAARLRGGLDLIAKLVDLPGKAEIAGADVQRLWERGRWGEIHHYCADDALQTYFVLLRVEQLRGRLSAEQVATLTAGARARLAGSAAP; encoded by the coding sequence GTGAGTGTCCTCGTCTTCGACATCGAGACCCGGGTCGACAAGGCGTTGCTGCGGGCCACCCAGTTCGCCGACCTGGCGATCGACGACGAGGGGGCCTACGAGCGCATGCGCGACCGCCTGCGCCACGAGAGCGACGGGCGCAGCGACTTCTTCCCGGTCACCTACCACGTCCCGATCTCGATCGCTCTCGTCACCGCCGGCGACGACTACGCTTTCGGTGGCCTCGAGGTGCTGGGCGCCGACGCGCTCGGCGAGGGCGGGCTGGTGCGCGAGTTCTGGCGGCGGCTGGAGGCCTTCGACGGCACGCTGGTGTCCTTCAACGGTCGCGGCTTCGATCTGCCGGTCCTCGAGCTGCAGGCGTTGCGCCACGGCTGCGCCCTGACGCGGTATTGCGGCGAGCGCAACGGCCTCCGCCAGCGCAGCGGGCGGCATCTCGACCTGTACGACTGGCTGAGCAATTTCGGTGCGGCGCGGCTGCGCGGCGGGCTCGATCTGATCGCCAAGCTGGTGGACCTGCCGGGAAAGGCCGAGATCGCCGGCGCCGACGTGCAGCGCCTGTGGGAGCGCGGCCGCTGGGGGGAGATTCACCACTACTGCGCCGACGACGCGCTCCAGACCTACTTCGTGCTCCTGCGCGTCGAACAGTTGCGCGGCCGGCTCAGCGCCGAGCAGGTCGCGACCCTGACCGCCGGGGCGCGCGCCCGCCTGGCGGGCTCCGCGGCGCCATGA